A DNA window from Hydra vulgaris chromosome 13, alternate assembly HydraT2T_AEP contains the following coding sequences:
- the LOC136090252 gene encoding melanocyte-stimulating hormone receptor-like isoform X2, giving the protein MLPEFFELIINICSYMNSTVVLYYIKPLSIILKVKGERSTCIENYTLPQLQNQVSSCLENKNYIYSFCETNMISKSSATLKCLTINQLSLDSFSATCSPLDIGSWSFYQDPIFSTYGIYVIYMILGSFIIITALLTNLNWFHGYYIVSEKMYNSISDWYNHIDFVLINAQFANLAVLGVERCVAIVKPFWYLENVSYKKCIFSLGFVWIYTVIMFFIRFYTVENEMIIYVTISLAYGIPTLIMLSTYAIIIYDVRKSQKRTNSHKNQQLTVTVKLAKLIVLFFICWIPFFVCFILEMKTTTNDVIIAMKWAKLLSYCHSFFNPIIYSFSHSEIKKEVIRTLQFFTKSKKKILKRTTSTYETSPQTRSTSTWTISNSS; this is encoded by the exons ATGCTACCGGAGTTTTTTGAACTAATAATCAATATCTGCTCATATATGAACTCAACAGTTGTACTTTACTACATCAAGCCTTTATCTATTATACTAAAAGTTAAAGGCGAAAGATCCACATGTATTGAAAATTATACTTTACCTCAGCTCCAAAATCAAGTTTCTTCTTGTTTAGAAAACAAGAACtacatttatagtttttgtgAAACAAATATGATTTCAAAATCTAGCGCTACATTAAAGTGCTTAACAATAAATCAGCTTTCATTAGATAGTTTTAGTGCAACGTGTTCGCCTTTAGATATTGGTTCGTGGAGTTTTTATCAGGATCCGATTTTTTCAACTTACGgcatttatgttatatatatgataCTTGGATCGTTTATAATCATTACAGCATTACTAACAAACTTG AACTGGTTTCACGGCTACTATATAGTGTcggaaaaaatgtataattcaATTTCAGACTGGTATAACCATATTGATTTTGTGTTAATAAATGCTCAGTTTGCAAACTTAGCGGTGTTAGGTGTAGAAAGATGCGTTGCAATTGTTAAACCGTTTTGGTATTTAGAAAATGTATCgtacaaaaaatgcattttttctttAGGTTTTGTATGGATTTATACAGTAATTATGTTTTTCATAAGGTTTTATACTGTAGAAAATGAGATGATTATATATGTTACAATTTCACTTGCATATGGAATACCTACACTTATTATGCTATCAACTTATGCTATAATCATTTACGATGTCCGAAAATCTCAAAAGCGTACGAATTCCCACAAAAACCAACAGTTAACAGTGACAGTTAAATTAGCAAAActaattgttcttttttttatttgctggataccattttttgtttgttttatattagaAATGAAAACTACGACTAATGATGTCATAATTGCAATGAAATGGGcaaaattgttgtcatattgCCACAGTTTTTTTAATCCAATTATTTATTCTTTCTCACATTCGGAAatcaaaaaagaagttataagaACTCtacaatttttcacaaaaagtaagaaaaaaatattaaaaagaacaacCTCAACTTATGAAACGTCACCTCAAACTAGGAGTACTTCAACATGGACTATTTCAAATTCTAGTTAA
- the LOC136090252 gene encoding trace amine-associated receptor 1-like isoform X1: MLPEFFELIINICSYMNSTVVLYYIKPLSIILKVKGERSTCIENYTLPQLQNQVSSCLENKNYIYSFCETNMISKSSATLKCLTINQLSLDSFSATCSPLDIGSWSFYQDPIFSTYGIYVIYMILGSFIIITALLTNLVIIISVATSKLFKSPNAVVYAVHMALLDLSLALSVQPMYLFLNTISQENWFHGYYIVSEKMYNSISDWYNHIDFVLINAQFANLAVLGVERCVAIVKPFWYLENVSYKKCIFSLGFVWIYTVIMFFIRFYTVENEMIIYVTISLAYGIPTLIMLSTYAIIIYDVRKSQKRTNSHKNQQLTVTVKLAKLIVLFFICWIPFFVCFILEMKTTTNDVIIAMKWAKLLSYCHSFFNPIIYSFSHSEIKKEVIRTLQFFTKSKKKILKRTTSTYETSPQTRSTSTWTISNSS; encoded by the coding sequence ATGCTACCGGAGTTTTTTGAACTAATAATCAATATCTGCTCATATATGAACTCAACAGTTGTACTTTACTACATCAAGCCTTTATCTATTATACTAAAAGTTAAAGGCGAAAGATCCACATGTATTGAAAATTATACTTTACCTCAGCTCCAAAATCAAGTTTCTTCTTGTTTAGAAAACAAGAACtacatttatagtttttgtgAAACAAATATGATTTCAAAATCTAGCGCTACATTAAAGTGCTTAACAATAAATCAGCTTTCATTAGATAGTTTTAGTGCAACGTGTTCGCCTTTAGATATTGGTTCGTGGAGTTTTTATCAGGATCCGATTTTTTCAACTTACGgcatttatgttatatatatgataCTTGGATCGTTTATAATCATTACAGCATTACTAACAAACTTGGTGATTATTATTTCTGTTGCTacttcaaagttatttaaatcaCCCAATGCTGTAGTTTACGCAGTACATATGGCTCTACTTGATCTATCATTAGCACTCTCCGTTCAACccatgtatttatttttaaacaccaTATCTCAGGAGAACTGGTTTCACGGCTACTATATAGTGTcggaaaaaatgtataattcaATTTCAGACTGGTATAACCATATTGATTTTGTGTTAATAAATGCTCAGTTTGCAAACTTAGCGGTGTTAGGTGTAGAAAGATGCGTTGCAATTGTTAAACCGTTTTGGTATTTAGAAAATGTATCgtacaaaaaatgcattttttctttAGGTTTTGTATGGATTTATACAGTAATTATGTTTTTCATAAGGTTTTATACTGTAGAAAATGAGATGATTATATATGTTACAATTTCACTTGCATATGGAATACCTACACTTATTATGCTATCAACTTATGCTATAATCATTTACGATGTCCGAAAATCTCAAAAGCGTACGAATTCCCACAAAAACCAACAGTTAACAGTGACAGTTAAATTAGCAAAActaattgttcttttttttatttgctggataccattttttgtttgttttatattagaAATGAAAACTACGACTAATGATGTCATAATTGCAATGAAATGGGcaaaattgttgtcatattgCCACAGTTTTTTTAATCCAATTATTTATTCTTTCTCACATTCGGAAatcaaaaaagaagttataagaACTCtacaatttttcacaaaaagtaagaaaaaaatattaaaaagaacaacCTCAACTTATGAAACGTCACCTCAAACTAGGAGTACTTCAACATGGACTATTTCAAATTCTAGTTAA